One part of the Streptomyces nigra genome encodes these proteins:
- a CDS encoding class I SAM-dependent methyltransferase, which produces MPSVDAAASVRAAAAPADPTAPVRPAAAPADPTAPVRPAAPPADPTAPVRPAAPPADPTAPVRPAAPPADPTAPVRPAAPPADPGAPWSADPYARALGRGRGPLFLRRADGWLLPLDVERWCADADAVDREVLRRCEGAVLDVGCGPGRLVAALARQGRTVLGIDVSEAAVARTARLGGPALRRSVFDPLPGEGRWGTALLIDGNIGIGGDPAALLARLARLVRPGGLLLAETVPGLDLDERVQVHVTDARGADGPLFPWARLGTPALLRHAAHTGWRPAGQWTVDGRSFAALRAHAIPDQRKGPATQGV; this is translated from the coding sequence GTGCCATCCGTCGACGCCGCCGCGTCGGTTCGCGCTGCCGCAGCGCCCGCCGACCCCACTGCCCCGGTCCGCCCCGCCGCGGCGCCCGCCGACCCCACTGCCCCGGTCCGCCCCGCCGCGCCGCCCGCCGACCCCACTGCCCCGGTCCGCCCCGCCGCGCCGCCCGCCGACCCCACTGCCCCGGTCCGCCCCGCCGCGCCGCCCGCCGACCCCACTGCCCCGGTCCGCCCCGCCGCGCCGCCCGCCGACCCCGGCGCCCCTTGGTCCGCCGACCCGTACGCGCGGGCCCTCGGCCGGGGCCGCGGGCCGCTGTTCCTGCGGCGGGCCGACGGCTGGCTGCTGCCGCTGGACGTGGAGCGCTGGTGCGCCGACGCCGACGCGGTCGACCGCGAGGTGCTGCGGCGCTGCGAGGGCGCCGTGCTCGACGTCGGCTGCGGCCCCGGACGGCTCGTCGCCGCCCTGGCCCGGCAGGGCCGTACGGTCCTCGGCATCGACGTCAGCGAGGCCGCCGTCGCGCGCACCGCGCGGCTCGGCGGACCGGCGCTGCGCCGCTCCGTCTTCGATCCGCTGCCCGGCGAGGGACGTTGGGGCACCGCCCTGCTCATCGACGGCAACATCGGCATCGGCGGCGACCCGGCGGCCCTCCTCGCGCGCCTGGCCCGACTCGTGCGCCCCGGCGGCCTGTTGCTCGCCGAGACCGTGCCCGGCCTCGACCTCGACGAGCGCGTCCAGGTCCATGTCACCGACGCCCGGGGCGCCGACGGTCCCCTCTTCCCCTGGGCCCGCCTCGGCACCCCCGCCCTGCTGCGGCACGCGGCACACACCGGCTGGCGGCCCGCCGGACAGTGGACGGTGGACGGCCGGTCCTTCGCCGCGCTGCGCGCCCACGCGATACCGGACCAGCGCAAAGGTCCCGCAACACAAGGCGTCTAG
- a CDS encoding GTP-binding protein produces MTATETAAGAPAGPATARPPLPVKMVIAGGFGVGKTTAVGAISEIEPLTTEAAITEVAAGVDDLTHTPRKSTTTVAMDFGCITIDPTLKLYLFGTPGQERFGFMWDDLVEGAVGALVIVDTRRLDDCFAAVDYFEHKGIPFAVAVNAFDGRVEHTLDEVRWALDVSEGVPVVVFDARETGSVRDALLVVMEVALARTEG; encoded by the coding sequence GTGACAGCGACTGAAACGGCCGCCGGCGCCCCGGCCGGACCGGCGACGGCACGGCCGCCGCTGCCGGTCAAGATGGTGATCGCGGGCGGCTTCGGCGTGGGCAAGACCACCGCCGTGGGGGCGATATCCGAGATCGAGCCGCTGACCACGGAGGCGGCCATCACGGAGGTCGCGGCAGGCGTCGACGACCTCACGCACACCCCGCGGAAGTCCACGACGACGGTCGCGATGGACTTCGGCTGCATCACCATCGACCCGACGCTGAAGCTCTATCTGTTCGGCACGCCCGGGCAGGAGCGGTTCGGCTTCATGTGGGACGACCTGGTCGAGGGCGCGGTCGGCGCCCTCGTCATCGTCGACACCCGGCGGCTCGACGACTGCTTCGCCGCCGTCGACTACTTCGAGCACAAGGGCATCCCGTTCGCGGTGGCCGTCAACGCCTTCGACGGCCGGGTCGAGCACACCCTGGACGAGGTCCGCTGGGCGCTCGACGTCAGCGAGGGCGTGCCCGTGGTCGTCTTCGACGCCCGCGAGACCGGCTCGGTGCGCGACGCCCTGCTCGTGGTCATGGAAGTGGCCCTGGCGCGTACGGAGGGCTGA
- a CDS encoding DUF742 domain-containing protein codes for MGPDDTAGRLVRPFTLTGGRTRPSRTDFTLITRVTAVDPPPERAPRPQPEQSRILRRCARPVAVAELAARLDLPVSVVAIMLCDLLEAGLITVHRPRPVTPGTAEPGLLRKVRDGLDRL; via the coding sequence GTGGGCCCAGACGATACGGCGGGCCGGCTGGTGCGTCCCTTCACCCTGACGGGCGGCCGGACCCGGCCCAGCCGGACCGACTTCACCCTGATCACCAGGGTGACGGCGGTGGATCCGCCGCCGGAGCGGGCGCCGCGTCCGCAGCCGGAGCAGTCGCGGATCCTGCGGCGCTGTGCCCGGCCGGTGGCCGTCGCGGAGCTCGCGGCCCGGCTCGACCTGCCGGTGAGCGTTGTCGCGATCATGCTGTGCGATCTGCTGGAGGCCGGTCTGATCACCGTGCACCGCCCGCGCCCGGTGACGCCGGGGACGGCCGAGCCGGGGCTGCTGCGGAAGGTGCGGGACGGCCTCGACCGGCTCTGA
- a CDS encoding DUF742 domain-containing protein — protein sequence MADDIPPPEPSGPEPVGQASAVRPFLLTAGRVADTTGGRAMPVETQVVATAEGLDALDRLAFERRDIVAVCRLPQSLAEIAARLRLHLNVVRVLAEDLRDEGRLTVHVPDSGVVHDASVLRRVIEGLRAIPDARGVLSDSD from the coding sequence ATGGCGGACGACATCCCACCGCCGGAGCCGAGCGGCCCGGAACCGGTCGGGCAGGCGTCCGCCGTGCGGCCGTTCCTGCTCACCGCCGGCCGGGTCGCGGACACCACCGGCGGCCGGGCGATGCCCGTCGAGACCCAGGTGGTCGCCACCGCCGAGGGGCTGGACGCGCTCGACCGGCTCGCCTTCGAGCGGCGCGACATCGTCGCCGTGTGCCGGCTGCCGCAGTCCCTCGCGGAGATCGCGGCCCGGCTGCGGCTGCATCTGAACGTGGTGCGGGTCCTCGCCGAGGACCTGCGCGACGAGGGCCGGCTGACGGTGCACGTGCCCGACTCCGGCGTCGTCCACGACGCCTCCGTCCTGCGCAGGGTCATCGAGGGCCTGCGCGCCATCCCCGACGCACGAGGGGTCCTCAGTGACAGCGACTGA
- a CDS encoding roadblock/LC7 domain-containing protein produces MTRSTPATDTQLDQLLTGLVERVAGVNHAVVLSEDGLVVSKSTGFLRDDAERLAATASGLMSLSKGVSMDFRGGPVRQALIEMAHSYLILTTAGPGAHLVVLTNQGADVGVVAYQMNMLVKKIGEHLSAAPRAHVGPGA; encoded by the coding sequence ATGACACGCTCCACCCCCGCCACCGACACCCAGCTCGACCAGTTGCTCACCGGACTGGTGGAGCGGGTCGCCGGCGTCAACCACGCCGTCGTGCTCTCCGAGGACGGTCTGGTGGTGAGCAAGTCGACGGGGTTCCTGCGTGACGACGCCGAGCGGCTGGCGGCGACCGCGTCCGGTCTGATGAGTCTCAGCAAGGGCGTCAGCATGGACTTCCGGGGCGGTCCCGTGCGTCAGGCGCTGATCGAGATGGCGCACAGCTATCTCATCCTGACCACCGCCGGTCCCGGCGCCCATCTGGTCGTGCTGACCAACCAGGGCGCCGACGTCGGCGTGGTGGCGTACCAGATGAACATGCTGGTGAAGAAGATCGGGGAGCACCTGTCGGCGGCGCCGCGGGCGCACGTCGGCCCGGGTGCGTGA
- a CDS encoding ABC transporter substrate-binding protein, producing MTFTAQRSSSLRNHPGAAALALAAAAALLTGCSSSDDKSDPLAEDKASGGTVVVGSNNFAESVLIADIYGEALKAKGIKVSYKPNIGSRETTYGLLKNGSVTVLPEYNGSLLAYLDAKAPQESAEAVNAAVKKKLDPKLTLLESSPAEDKDSVSVNAETAKKYDLTADSTLADLKEAAPDLLIGGSPEFQTRHQGLKGLESEYGLKFKSFKALDAGGPLTQAALTKNTVQAADIFTTDPTITKEGFVVLKDPKNLFGFANVTPLVHKSGLSAEGVAALNAVSAKLDTKTLLDLDSQVQLENKDPLDVAKEWLKSAGLI from the coding sequence GTGACTTTCACCGCCCAGCGCAGCAGCTCCCTCAGGAACCATCCCGGCGCGGCCGCCCTCGCGCTCGCGGCCGCCGCGGCGCTGCTGACGGGATGTTCCTCCTCCGACGACAAGTCCGACCCCCTCGCCGAGGACAAGGCGAGCGGCGGCACCGTCGTCGTCGGCTCGAACAACTTCGCCGAGAGCGTCCTGATCGCCGACATCTACGGCGAGGCCCTCAAGGCCAAGGGCATCAAGGTCAGTTACAAGCCCAACATCGGCAGCCGCGAGACCACGTACGGCCTGCTGAAGAACGGTTCCGTCACGGTCCTCCCCGAGTACAACGGCTCGCTGCTGGCCTACCTCGACGCGAAGGCGCCGCAGGAGTCCGCCGAGGCCGTCAACGCCGCGGTGAAGAAGAAGCTGGACCCCAAGCTCACCCTGCTGGAGTCCTCCCCGGCCGAGGACAAGGACTCCGTCAGCGTCAACGCCGAGACGGCGAAGAAGTACGACCTGACGGCCGACTCCACGCTCGCGGACCTCAAGGAGGCGGCGCCCGACCTGCTGATCGGCGGCTCGCCCGAGTTCCAGACCCGGCACCAGGGCCTGAAGGGCCTGGAGTCCGAGTACGGCCTGAAGTTCAAGTCCTTCAAGGCGCTGGACGCGGGCGGCCCGCTCACCCAGGCCGCCCTGACGAAGAACACCGTGCAGGCCGCGGACATCTTCACCACGGACCCCACCATCACCAAGGAGGGCTTCGTCGTCCTGAAGGACCCGAAGAACCTCTTCGGCTTCGCCAACGTCACCCCGCTCGTCCACAAGAGCGGCCTGTCCGCCGAGGGGGTCGCGGCGCTCAACGCCGTCTCCGCCAAGCTGGACACCAAGACGCTCCTCGACCTGGACTCCCAGGTCCAGCTGGAGAACAAGGACCCGCTCGACGTCGCCAAGGAGTGGCTGAAGTCGGCCGGCCTGATCTGA
- a CDS encoding ABC transporter ATP-binding protein, whose amino-acid sequence MIRIDAVTKRYPDGTVAVDRLSLEIPDRAITVLVGPSGCGKTTTLRMINRMVEPSEGTILLDGVDIQQQPVNTLRRSMGYVIQNAGLFQHRTILDNIATVPRLLGWGKEKSRARARELMERVGLDGALAKRYPYQLSGGQQQRVGVARALAADPPVLLMDEPFSAVDPVVRKGLQDELLRIQEELGKTIVFVTHDIDEAVKLGTMVAVMRTGGHLAQFAPPAELLTDPADAFVEDFLGADRGIRRLSFFSSAGLDLLTGPIVAVDASAEQIAAAGRAGAPYLLVVDTDGRPVGWGEPDELTAGSIATDGLLSHGRPFTAGTDSLRAALDCAVLSPTGWAVAVDGDGRATGVVSQTSIGEAIRGAHAGRAAAGTAEKVAP is encoded by the coding sequence TTGATACGGATAGATGCAGTCACCAAGCGATACCCGGACGGCACGGTGGCGGTCGACCGGCTGTCGCTGGAGATACCCGACCGCGCGATCACCGTCCTCGTGGGGCCGTCCGGCTGCGGGAAGACGACCACCCTGCGGATGATCAACCGGATGGTCGAGCCCAGCGAGGGCACCATCCTCCTCGACGGCGTGGACATCCAGCAGCAGCCCGTCAACACCCTGCGCCGGTCGATGGGGTACGTCATCCAGAACGCGGGCCTCTTCCAGCACCGCACCATCCTCGACAACATCGCGACCGTGCCCCGGCTGCTCGGCTGGGGCAAGGAGAAGTCCCGTGCCCGGGCCCGGGAGTTGATGGAGCGGGTCGGCCTCGACGGCGCCCTCGCCAAGCGCTACCCGTACCAGCTCTCCGGCGGCCAGCAGCAGCGCGTCGGCGTGGCCCGCGCGCTCGCCGCGGACCCGCCGGTCCTGCTGATGGACGAGCCGTTCTCGGCCGTCGACCCCGTGGTCCGCAAGGGGCTGCAGGACGAACTCCTGCGCATCCAGGAGGAGCTGGGCAAGACCATCGTCTTCGTCACCCACGACATCGACGAGGCCGTCAAGCTCGGCACCATGGTCGCCGTGATGCGCACCGGCGGTCATCTGGCCCAGTTCGCCCCGCCCGCCGAACTGCTCACCGACCCCGCCGACGCGTTCGTCGAGGACTTCCTCGGCGCCGACCGCGGCATCCGCCGGCTCTCCTTCTTCTCCTCGGCCGGCCTCGACCTGCTCACCGGGCCGATCGTCGCCGTCGACGCCTCCGCCGAGCAGATCGCCGCCGCGGGCCGCGCGGGCGCCCCCTACCTCCTCGTCGTCGACACCGACGGCCGCCCGGTCGGCTGGGGCGAGCCCGACGAGCTCACGGCCGGGTCCATCGCCACCGACGGACTCCTGTCCCACGGACGGCCGTTCACCGCCGGCACCGACTCGCTGCGGGCCGCCCTGGACTGCGCGGTGCTCTCGCCCACCGGTTGGGCCGTCGCCGTGGACGGCGACGGACGGGCCACCGGGGTCGTCTCCCAGACCTCCATCGGCGAGGCCATCCGCGGTGCCCACGCCGGCCGCGCCGCCGCCGGCACGGCCGAGAAGGTCGCCCCGTGA
- a CDS encoding ATP-binding protein, with the protein MSTSEAGGPRPRRMRGHPDRWPFRHKLNLLVGVPLTVVAALLAYLIAEQTAQSREAANAARLVRESVEVAKLVDRLAAEHQQAVLLSVRHEAAGGGDPSADAYRAAQDRVDTQVKQVREAFGDRLPETEAQALKNVEGLAGLRDTIEDGYLPANNIDPAYTHASGQLIDGLALDRNPELATTFTGNLLDSLLRSAAAHSEFETAVFSASTGDSNALIEVISAIGAYDEYTHQAERFTRFATGAQADTFAGIRYTTAQSTISRQYAELQIDPGAAQAGSPAEVRESLDKALESYGAYRDQAKTRLSITTSLIDQIADRAENASETAAWRALLLLGAALLGFALWLVLAVLVRRSVVRPVVALTGAARQVAEVARRELARVADDDAEDEGPPRLREMPVTARDEIGELAETFNDVQTTAAALLERQVLSRRNVAEMFGNVGRRVSNLTSRQLSLIDAVERGETDPALLERLYSIDHIAVRLRRNADSLMLLAGIHEAALDTGPTSLTNVVRAALGQIEGFQRVELRARSEAVLEPEVIGDLTLMVAELLENAVSFSPADSPVEVTVATDGDDAVIVVSDHGLGMTAERLAEENARLVRRERLDLVPTKVLGLFVVGTLARRWGIAVTLSRTPGGGVTAEVTIPSARLVTGSTTATTSTPALTALAGSKRPDPEPSGTTATGPVPADAVPADPDGSGPLPRRAKRPATTADASTPAPTVPAPRSGDDPAPVSAPSSGRPLRRRVRGATLRTAGQGDERAAVVPDRPRIVDADAVRDELDAFEAAVERAHRESGAVPVPAPNSPTQNENDPPEGAEQ; encoded by the coding sequence GTGTCCACGAGCGAGGCAGGCGGACCCCGCCCCCGCCGGATGCGCGGTCACCCCGACCGCTGGCCCTTCCGGCACAAGCTGAACCTCCTGGTCGGTGTGCCGCTCACGGTCGTCGCCGCGCTTCTCGCCTATCTCATCGCCGAGCAGACCGCCCAGTCCCGCGAGGCGGCCAACGCCGCCCGGCTGGTCCGCGAGAGCGTGGAGGTCGCGAAGCTCGTCGACCGGCTGGCCGCCGAGCACCAGCAGGCGGTGCTGCTCTCCGTACGGCACGAGGCCGCCGGGGGCGGCGACCCCTCGGCGGACGCCTACCGCGCCGCCCAGGACCGGGTGGACACCCAGGTCAAGCAGGTGCGCGAGGCGTTCGGCGACCGGCTGCCGGAGACCGAGGCGCAGGCCCTGAAGAACGTCGAGGGCCTCGCCGGGCTGCGGGACACCATCGAGGACGGGTACCTCCCGGCCAACAACATCGACCCCGCCTACACCCACGCCTCGGGGCAGCTGATCGACGGCCTCGCCCTGGACCGCAACCCCGAACTCGCCACCACCTTCACCGGCAACCTGCTGGACTCGCTGCTGCGGTCGGCCGCCGCGCACAGCGAGTTCGAGACGGCCGTGTTCTCCGCGTCGACCGGAGACTCCAACGCGCTCATCGAAGTCATCAGCGCGATCGGCGCCTACGACGAGTACACGCACCAGGCCGAGCGGTTCACCCGCTTCGCCACCGGGGCGCAGGCCGACACGTTCGCCGGGATCCGGTACACCACCGCGCAGTCCACCATCAGCCGGCAGTACGCCGAGCTCCAGATCGACCCCGGCGCGGCGCAGGCCGGCTCCCCCGCCGAGGTCCGCGAGTCCCTCGACAAGGCCCTCGAATCCTACGGCGCCTACCGCGACCAGGCGAAGACCCGGCTGTCGATCACGACCTCGCTGATCGACCAGATCGCCGACCGGGCGGAGAACGCGTCCGAGACGGCCGCGTGGCGTGCGCTGCTGCTCCTCGGGGCGGCGCTGCTCGGCTTCGCCCTGTGGCTGGTCCTGGCCGTGCTGGTACGGCGTTCGGTGGTACGGCCCGTGGTGGCGCTCACGGGCGCCGCGCGGCAGGTCGCCGAGGTGGCCCGGCGCGAGCTGGCCCGGGTCGCCGACGACGACGCCGAGGACGAGGGGCCGCCCCGGCTGCGCGAGATGCCGGTCACCGCGCGCGACGAGATCGGTGAGCTCGCCGAGACCTTCAACGACGTGCAGACCACGGCGGCGGCGCTGCTGGAGCGGCAGGTGCTCAGCCGGCGCAACGTCGCCGAGATGTTCGGCAACGTCGGCCGCCGCGTCAGCAACCTGACGTCTCGTCAGCTCTCGCTGATCGACGCGGTGGAGCGCGGCGAGACCGACCCCGCGCTGCTGGAACGCCTGTACTCCATCGACCACATCGCGGTCCGCCTGCGGCGCAACGCCGACAGCCTGATGCTGCTCGCCGGCATCCACGAGGCCGCGCTGGACACCGGTCCCACCTCGCTCACCAACGTCGTCCGGGCCGCGCTCGGTCAGATCGAGGGCTTCCAGCGGGTGGAGCTGCGGGCCCGCTCCGAGGCCGTCCTGGAGCCGGAGGTCATCGGCGACCTCACGCTGATGGTGGCCGAACTGCTGGAGAACGCCGTGTCGTTCTCGCCGGCGGACAGCCCCGTCGAGGTGACGGTGGCGACGGACGGCGACGACGCGGTGATCGTGGTCAGCGACCACGGCCTCGGCATGACCGCCGAGCGCCTGGCGGAGGAGAACGCCCGGCTGGTCCGCCGTGAACGGCTCGACCTGGTGCCGACGAAGGTGCTCGGCCTGTTCGTCGTCGGCACGCTCGCGCGCCGCTGGGGGATCGCCGTCACCCTGTCCCGTACGCCGGGCGGCGGTGTCACGGCCGAGGTGACGATCCCCTCGGCCCGTCTGGTCACCGGCAGCACGACGGCGACGACCTCCACCCCGGCGCTCACGGCCCTGGCCGGCAGCAAGCGGCCGGACCCGGAGCCGTCGGGCACCACCGCCACCGGCCCGGTGCCCGCGGACGCCGTACCGGCGGACCCGGACGGCTCCGGCCCCCTCCCCCGCCGCGCCAAGCGCCCCGCGACCACGGCGGACGCCTCCACCCCGGCGCCCACCGTGCCCGCGCCCCGCTCCGGCGACGACCCCGCCCCCGTCTCCGCCCCGTCCTCCGGCCGTCCGCTGCGGCGGCGGGTCCGGGGCGCGACCCTGCGCACGGCGGGGCAGGGCGACGAGCGGGCGGCCGTGGTGCCGGACCGACCCCGGATCGTCGACGCCGACGCCGTACGCGACGAACTCGACGCGTTCGAGGCGGCCGTGGAGCGCGCGCACCGCGAGAGCGGGGCCGTCCCGGTCCCGGCCCCGAACTCCCCGACCCAGAACGAGAACGACCCCCCGGAAGGAGCGGAGCAGTGA
- a CDS encoding roadblock/LC7 domain-containing protein, with amino-acid sequence MSTSTGGTPAGGADASPAELAAAAADFTWLLNRFATETAGVVDAIAVSSDGLLIAVSELRQQADSERLAAIVSGITSLAAGASGNYGLGALNKVIIDLDGGHVLVSAIGSGAVLGVVTDKEAKLGNIAYEMTVFANRAGAALSPQLVLELKNSVGAASAR; translated from the coding sequence GTGAGCACGTCGACAGGTGGCACCCCGGCAGGAGGCGCGGACGCCTCGCCAGCCGAACTGGCGGCTGCCGCAGCCGACTTCACCTGGCTGCTGAATCGCTTCGCCACCGAGACGGCCGGTGTCGTGGACGCCATCGCCGTCTCCTCGGACGGGCTGCTGATCGCCGTGTCGGAGCTGCGCCAGCAGGCCGACTCCGAGCGGCTCGCGGCGATCGTCTCCGGGATCACCAGCCTGGCCGCGGGCGCGTCCGGCAACTACGGCCTCGGGGCGCTCAACAAGGTCATCATCGACCTGGACGGCGGCCATGTGCTGGTCTCCGCGATCGGCAGCGGCGCCGTCCTCGGCGTGGTCACCGACAAGGAGGCCAAGCTGGGCAACATCGCCTACGAGATGACGGTGTTCGCCAATCGGGCCGGAGCCGCGCTGAGCCCCCAGCTCGTCCTGGAGCTCAAGAACAGCGTCGGTGCGGCCTCGGCCCGCTGA
- a CDS encoding ABC transporter permease, which translates to MSDLFDMPSYLEHSFLGLVGLHLREALLPVLAGLVLALPLAQLCVRYRWLYPPVLWVTTVLYAIPSLAFFVVLIDYTGLSELTVMIPLAVYSLVVLVPAIVDGVRSVPQETLAAATAMGLGPVRRYLQVQLPIAAPAILAGLRVAAVSSISLVSVGMLIGNEGALGNMLDAGLKYNQPRLVWLSVISTAVLAILVDALLIVLRVWVTPWMPRGGGRGARTLVAKGAAR; encoded by the coding sequence GTGAGCGACCTCTTCGACATGCCGAGCTATCTGGAGCACAGCTTCCTCGGCCTGGTCGGGCTGCATCTGCGCGAGGCGCTGCTGCCGGTGCTCGCCGGGCTGGTCCTGGCGCTGCCGCTCGCCCAGCTGTGCGTCCGCTACCGCTGGCTCTACCCGCCGGTGCTGTGGGTGACGACCGTCCTGTACGCCATCCCGTCGCTGGCGTTCTTCGTCGTCCTCATCGACTACACCGGGCTGAGCGAGCTCACGGTGATGATCCCGCTGGCCGTCTACAGCCTGGTCGTCCTGGTCCCGGCCATCGTGGACGGGGTGCGCTCGGTCCCGCAGGAGACGCTGGCCGCCGCCACCGCCATGGGCCTCGGGCCCGTACGCCGCTATCTCCAGGTGCAGTTGCCCATCGCGGCGCCCGCCATCCTCGCCGGGCTGCGGGTGGCGGCCGTCTCCAGCATCTCCCTGGTCAGCGTCGGCATGCTCATCGGCAACGAGGGCGCCCTCGGCAACATGCTCGACGCCGGACTGAAGTACAACCAGCCCCGGCTGGTCTGGCTGTCCGTCATCTCGACCGCCGTCCTCGCCATCCTCGTGGACGCCCTGCTGATCGTGCTGCGGGTGTGGGTGACGCCCTGGATGCCGCGCGGCGGCGGCCGGGGCGCCCGCACCCTCGTCGCGAAGGGAGCCGCCCGGTGA
- a CDS encoding ABC transporter permease gives MNILNFADAFFSDGAHWQGYDGIPVRLAEHVQYTLMALGIAAAIGLPVGLLTGHTGRGGNVLALIATSGRALPSFGLMVLMFILLGLGMAPVMIPLVVLAVPPILVTTNEAMRSLDPAPVDAARGMGMGEAQVLFRVELPTALPLILSGLRSAAIQIVSTATIAAYVSFGGLGRYIVDGLYQRDYEKVVGGATLVAGLAVVTLLVFWAVGRLAVSRGVRRPT, from the coding sequence GTGAACATCCTCAACTTCGCCGACGCGTTCTTCAGCGACGGCGCCCACTGGCAGGGCTACGACGGCATCCCCGTCCGGCTCGCCGAGCACGTCCAGTACACGCTGATGGCGCTCGGCATCGCCGCCGCCATCGGGCTCCCCGTCGGCCTGCTCACCGGGCACACCGGGCGCGGCGGCAACGTGCTCGCCCTCATCGCCACGTCCGGCCGGGCGCTGCCCAGCTTCGGCCTGATGGTGCTGATGTTCATCCTGCTGGGCCTCGGCATGGCCCCCGTGATGATCCCGCTGGTGGTGCTCGCCGTGCCGCCCATCCTGGTCACCACCAACGAGGCGATGCGCTCCCTGGACCCGGCGCCCGTGGACGCGGCGCGCGGCATGGGCATGGGCGAGGCCCAGGTGCTGTTCCGGGTCGAACTGCCCACCGCGCTCCCGCTGATCCTCAGCGGGCTGCGCTCCGCGGCCATCCAGATCGTCTCGACGGCCACGATCGCCGCGTACGTCAGCTTCGGCGGCCTCGGCCGGTACATCGTCGACGGCCTCTACCAGCGGGACTACGAGAAGGTCGTGGGCGGCGCCACGCTGGTGGCCGGGCTCGCGGTGGTCACGCTGCTGGTGTTCTGGGCGGTGGGCCGGCTCGCGGTCTCCCGGGGCGTACGCAGGCCCACCTGA